The DNA region TCACCGCCATCGGGCTTTAAGGCAAGGTGGATGGGTGTTTTTCCGACATCGAGCACGGCCAGGAGCTGAGCAGACTTCAAATCGATTGATGCCACCTGATCGGATCCTGTACAGGCAACGAAGGCCTTGCTCGAATCTGGAAGAATCGCGATGTCTTCTGGCTGCTTGCAAACTGCGATAGCGCCGCGGACTTGAAGGGTCCCGGCATCGATTAGCGAGACGGTGTTGTCGCCGCGATTGGAGACCACGACCACATTTCCGTCTGGGGAAACCTTCGCCAGTCCGGGCGCAGCGCCCACGCGGATGTTGGCAACCAATTTGCGATTAATGAGGTCGAGAACCGACACATTAGCAGATCCGGAATTGGCTATGTAACCGCGCCGGCCGTCCTTGCTCACATCGATGAAGTAAGGCGCACGATGAACGCCAATCGTAGCGACCACTTCGTTTCGTTCGGCATCGATCACGCTGACATTGTTAGATTCGGTATTGACGACATACACCTCATTTCGCGTGAGGCTGGCGCGAACACCAGTGGGATTGCGTCCTACCGTCAGGACTTTGACACTGCGAAATGCAAGCAGATCCAGCACCGAGACACTGTCACTCTTGCCGTTGCTGACGTAGGCGAATTCATGGTAGCCAGCGGGGATCGTTCGATGATGCCGCTGACATCCTGAAAGAACAAGGGCGAGCAGTGATATCAGAGTTGTAATCTTGCCGATCAAGCTCTGAGAGTATACAGGTCAGCTTTGGCGCTCAGCGCGAGCTCCGGGACACCTGCGGTAAAACTGTTTTTGGCAAACTTGGCGCAGTGCCGACAGAACGATGAACGATTGGCGCGATTTGCCGGATCTCGCTCATCAGAAGATCAAATTGATCGGGGAAGATGGACTGCATGCCGTCAGAGAGAGCGCGGTCGGGATCGTGGTGAACCTCGATGATCAGACCGTCGGCGCCCACGGCCACGGCTGCACGAGAGAGTGGCGTCACCTTGTTGCGTTTACCGGTACCGTGGCTCGGATCAACAACGATGGGCAGATGGCTTAGCCGCTGGACGGCTGGAACCAGACTGAGATCTAGAGTGTTACGAGTGTGGTCGGCGAAGGTGCGCACTCCGCGCTCGCACAGGATCACGTTGTAATTGCCTTCGCTCATGATGTATTCCGCCGCCATCAAGAGTTCTTCCAAGGTGGCGGACATACCGCGCTTGAGCAGCACCGGGTGGCGGGCACGGCCGGCGCGTTTGAGCAGTGAGAAGTTCTGCATGTTGCGAGCGCCAATTTGGATGACGTCGGCGTATTCGTCGACCAGATCGAGGGATTCGTTATCGATGGCCTCGGTGACGATGAGTAGGCCAAATTGATCGCGGATCTCGGCCATGATACGCAGGCCATCGAGGCCCAGGCCCTGAAAGGAATAGGGTGAGGTGCGCGGCTTATAAGCGCCACCGCGGAAAAAACGTGCTCCGGCGCGGCTTATGCGTTCGGCAATGGCAAAGGCCTGCTCGCGATTTTCGATGGCACAAGGACCGGCGATCACGGCCAGTTCCGGGCCGCCGATGCTGGCTTCAGTACCGGCAAAACGGATGACGCTGCGGTCGTCCTTAACGTCGCGGCTGACCAGCTTGTAGGGCTTGGAGACGGGAATGATCTCCGCCACGCCAGCCATTTCTTCCAACGCGCCGACTTCTACCACACCCTGGTTACCGGTGATGCCGATCGCCGTGCGTTGTGCCCCAGGGATAGGATGAGCGCGATAGCCAAGTTTTTCAATCCGCTCGCAAACCGCGCGCACGTCCTCGTCGGTGGCGTGCGCCTTCATCACGACCAGCATAGAGACCTCGGAAAGCCTCAGTTTACTTGGGTTCTGGCGTCCCCGCAAATGAACTGCAGTATTTCACCAAGCCCCTGAGGTAATCAGCCGTTTGGTGTAGCCATCCGGGTCAAATAAAAGCCAGGCGATGCAGAGATCTCGCGGATGAACGCAGTTGCCTTTATTGCGAGGAATTCTGAGCTTTGAGCGGAGGACCTTCCTTTGACGTTTCAGCGGGAACCCTATCCGAAGAAAAGCCCAGGATGCTACAGTCGAAGCATGGTTAGGCTTGCAATTAAGGAACGAGACGTGCTGCGGCAACCGCCACCCAAGGAGCCTCCGTGGTACACGTCACGACGCATCGGAATCCACACATCCACTGCCGGCGGGGTGGAACTGGCCGCCGAACGTGCTTATCGGCTGGGGTGCAACACGTTCCAGATCTTTTCCACCAGCCCGCGCCAGTGGAAGCCCTACGAAATATCGGTCCGGCAGGCAGCCGCGATAGCGGCATTGCGCGAAAAATATGAGCTGAAACCGCTGGTCGTCCATGCCAACTACCTGATCAACCTGGCGGCAGTCAACCCCGAATTCCATCGCATGTCAGTAGAGGCTTTTCGAGGAGAGGTGTTACGGTCTCTGTTGCTGAACGCTGAGTACCTAGTGGTGCATCCCGGTTCTTTTCGCGGGATGAGCCGGGAAGCAGGACTGGAAGAGGTGGCAGCGAGTATTGCTGAGGCTACCCGCGGCCTGAATCTGGAGAGCAGAGACCTGACTATATTGTTGGAAAACACTGCGGGAGCGGAATTCTCGCTAGGAGGGTCGTTCGAACAGGTAGCTGAGTTGAGGCAAAAGTTGTATGGAATCGTTCCGGTGGCTGTCTGCATCGATACATGTCACACGCACGTAGCGGGATATGACATTCTCAGCCAAGCTGGGTTTGAAGCCACACTAGCCCGGCTGGACGCAACCGTGGGCTTGAAGAATGTGCGAGTCTGGCATTGCAATGACGCCAAGACGACCCGGGGATCGCGTTTAGATCGCCACCAGCACATAGGGGAGGGCACGATTGGACTGGAGCCATTTCGCCGCTTGTTGAACGATCAGCGAACGGCGCATGCGGCATTCATTGCCGAGACTCCGATCGATGAACCGGGAGACGATCGTCGCAATGTGGGAATATTGAAGAGGCTGGTGCGGGACAAGTCACTGCAAGAACGGCGCGGTAGCACCGGGAAAGTTGTAAAATCGAAAGCATCTTGAAGACCCGAATCATCTCGTTCGTACCTGCCGGCGGCAAGACCCGACTTACCGAGCTGCAATAGAGCGCCCTCTTGCCACAATGATGCTGGAAAAATTTCAAAATTGACTGGTAGAGAGATCAGGAATCATAAAATGCCTGAGAGTAGCTCATCCAAAGTGCAGATTGAGAAGCAGGAATACCGTTACGATCCGCAGCGTATAGAGGAGAAGTGGTCGGCGCGCTGGCAGGCAGACCCCGACTTGTACAAGGCGGAGCGCGGCACCGATCGAAAGAAATATTACGTGTTGGAGATGTTGCCCTATCCCTCGGGGGCACTGCACATGGGGCACGTGCGTAACTACGCGATCGGCGATGCGCTGGCCCGCTATATGTGGATGAAGGGCTACAACGTGCTGCATCCCATGGGTTGGGATTCTTTTGGTTTGCCGGCAGAGAATGCGGCGCTAAAGAACAATACTCCTCCCAAAGAGTGGACGCTGGCCAATATTGCCGCCATGAAGGCGCAGATGAGGCGCCTGGGCTTCTCCTATGATTGGTCCACCGAAGTCACTACCTGTCTGCCGGAGTACTACCGCTGGAACCAATGGTTCTTCCTAAGGTTCTACGAGCGTGGCCTGGCTTACCGCAAAAAGAGCAAAGTGAACTGGTGTCCGGAGTGCCAGACAGTTTTGGCAAACGAGCAGGTAGTCAACGGCTGCTGCTGGCGTCATGAAGAGACGCCGGTGGAGCAACGCGAGCTGGAACAGTGGTTCCTGCGCACCACCAACTACGCGCAGCAGTTGCTGGAGGATTTGGAGAAGCTGGATGGGTGGCCGGAAAAAGTGCGGACCATGCAACGCAACTGGATCGGCCGTAGCGAAGGCGCTCTTGTGGATTTCAAGCTGGATGGTCCGGCCGGGCCGGCCGGCGACAACATCGCTGTATTCACTACGCGCATCGACACGATCTACGGAGCGACGTCGGTGCAGCTGGCGCCCGAGCATCCCATGGTGGCGGACTTTACGGCGCATGATCCCGAGTTGCGGGCCACCGTCGAATTTCTGCTTAACGAACAGCGGAAGGCAAAAGAAGCTGGAGACGTTGGCGAGATCGAAAAGCACGGCATATTTACCGGCCGTTACGCCATCAATCCGTTCAACCAGGAGCGGGTACCGATCTGGGTCGCCAACTACGTGCTGATGGACTATGGCACGGGCGCGATTATGTCCGTTCCCGCGCATGACGACCGTGACTACGATTTCGCCAAGAAATATGGGCTGGAGATCCGCATAGTGATCTTGCCGCGGCGTAAGGGAGAACCGCCAGAATCAGGCGAGGAAGAGGCGCATTCACTCTTGCCGTTTACTGCGAAAGACAGCTTGTTGATCAACTCCGGCCCGTTTGACGGCATGGGCAACGAAGAGGCGATCCGCAAAATGGCGGAATATGCGGCCGAGAAGGGTTTTGGCAAGCCGGCCGTGACATACCGCTTGAAGGACTGGGGGATTTCTCGACAGCGTTATTGGGGAACGCCTATTCCGATGGTGTATTGCCCGACTGATGGAATTGTGTCAGTGCCCGAGAAGGACTTGCCCGTGTTGTTGCCGGACAACGTGGAGATCACACTG from Terriglobales bacterium includes:
- a CDS encoding beta-propeller fold lactonase family protein yields the protein MIGKITTLISLLALVLSGCQRHHRTIPAGYHEFAYVSNGKSDSVSVLDLLAFRSVKVLTVGRNPTGVRASLTRNEVYVVNTESNNVSVIDAERNEVVATIGVHRAPYFIDVSKDGRRGYIANSGSANVSVLDLINRKLVANIRVGAAPGLAKVSPDGNVVVVSNRGDNTVSLIDAGTLQVRGAIAVCKQPEDIAILPDSSKAFVACTGSDQVASIDLKSAQLLAVLDVGKTPIHLALKPDGGEIFVCNFHSSSVSAIETTANEIGNTFLIGNNPVRAVVSSDNSLLYVANFGSNTVSVYAIDMGRLVGTIPVGSQPDGLALTPDENFLLALDTQSNDVAVVRTTKLPTGSKISAERALFTMIPVGVQPNAIAIKAFQTE
- a CDS encoding deoxyribonuclease IV — translated: MVRLAIKERDVLRQPPPKEPPWYTSRRIGIHTSTAGGVELAAERAYRLGCNTFQIFSTSPRQWKPYEISVRQAAAIAALREKYELKPLVVHANYLINLAAVNPEFHRMSVEAFRGEVLRSLLLNAEYLVVHPGSFRGMSREAGLEEVAASIAEATRGLNLESRDLTILLENTAGAEFSLGGSFEQVAELRQKLYGIVPVAVCIDTCHTHVAGYDILSQAGFEATLARLDATVGLKNVRVWHCNDAKTTRGSRLDRHQHIGEGTIGLEPFRRLLNDQRTAHAAFIAETPIDEPGDDRRNVGILKRLVRDKSLQERRGSTGKVVKSKAS
- the leuS gene encoding leucine--tRNA ligase, translated to MPESSSSKVQIEKQEYRYDPQRIEEKWSARWQADPDLYKAERGTDRKKYYVLEMLPYPSGALHMGHVRNYAIGDALARYMWMKGYNVLHPMGWDSFGLPAENAALKNNTPPKEWTLANIAAMKAQMRRLGFSYDWSTEVTTCLPEYYRWNQWFFLRFYERGLAYRKKSKVNWCPECQTVLANEQVVNGCCWRHEETPVEQRELEQWFLRTTNYAQQLLEDLEKLDGWPEKVRTMQRNWIGRSEGALVDFKLDGPAGPAGDNIAVFTTRIDTIYGATSVQLAPEHPMVADFTAHDPELRATVEFLLNEQRKAKEAGDVGEIEKHGIFTGRYAINPFNQERVPIWVANYVLMDYGTGAIMSVPAHDDRDYDFAKKYGLEIRIVILPRRKGEPPESGEEEAHSLLPFTAKDSLLINSGPFDGMGNEEAIRKMAEYAAEKGFGKPAVTYRLKDWGISRQRYWGTPIPMVYCPTDGIVSVPEKDLPVLLPDNVEITLTGGSPLAKVPEFVNTTCPKCGGPARRETDTMDTFVDSSWYFYRYTDSRDDKAPFAKQIADYWFSIDQYIGGVEHAILHLIYSRFWTMVMHDMGLVSVTEPVERLFTQGMVIKGGAKMSKSLGNTVAPDEMVARYGADSTRMYTLFAAPPDRDLDWQDAGVEGVHRFLGRVYRFVTRFARAGAIPVATDGRPLSGEARHLQRKLHQTIKRVSDDFQGRWHFNTCVAAIMELVNELYAAEGAIAKGAVPKALLFDLERSLVLLLAPFAPYLAHELWEVLGQKGSLLRQKWPEFDPKLAAEEEIEIPVQINGKLRSRIVIPASATDDTVRQSALADPKTQSALEGKKIVRVVVVPKKLVNIVIT
- the aroF gene encoding 3-deoxy-7-phosphoheptulonate synthase codes for the protein MLVVMKAHATDEDVRAVCERIEKLGYRAHPIPGAQRTAIGITGNQGVVEVGALEEMAGVAEIIPVSKPYKLVSRDVKDDRSVIRFAGTEASIGGPELAVIAGPCAIENREQAFAIAERISRAGARFFRGGAYKPRTSPYSFQGLGLDGLRIMAEIRDQFGLLIVTEAIDNESLDLVDEYADVIQIGARNMQNFSLLKRAGRARHPVLLKRGMSATLEELLMAAEYIMSEGNYNVILCERGVRTFADHTRNTLDLSLVPAVQRLSHLPIVVDPSHGTGKRNKVTPLSRAAVAVGADGLIIEVHHDPDRALSDGMQSIFPDQFDLLMSEIRQIAPIVHRSVGTAPSLPKTVLPQVSRSSR